The genomic window AGCATCCAACTGTTCTCGCTCGGGATGATCGGTGAATATGTCGGGCGCATCTATGTTGAGACGAAGAACCGGCCGAAGTATATCGTCAGGGAATCATCGGAGTCCGAAACGGAGCAGGGAGGCCAGCATGAGACAAAGCAGTACAACAAGTGAATTCATGCGGTTCGTGGCCGTGGGCCTGTTGAACACGGCAAACTACTACGCAGCCTACACCCTGCTTTTCCTGCTCGGGTTTCCCTACATCGCCGCACATGTGTCGGGATTCATCATCGCATTCGTCATCTCCTACTTCCTGAACTGTTATGTGGTCTACCGCGTGCGGCCGACGCTTTCCAAATTCCTGAAATTCCCCCTGACCCAAGTGATCAACATGGGGATGCAGACGCTGCTGCTGTATATTCTTGTGGACCGTCTGGACTGGAATGAACTGACCGCACCGCTGCCTGTACTGGTCATCACGGTACCGATCACGTACGGGATCACCAGGTGGGTGCTGAAGGACAAGGAGGGATGACATGATCGATAAACTGAAATCCAAAATATATGCGGCCCGCTACCTGATGCTCATCATCTTCCTGTCGGTCCTCTCCCACTTCTATGTATTGTGGCGCTTCATCATGCCGGATGAGCGCCGGGAAAAGGTATTCATGACCGGGGCCAACGACGGGCTGGAGCAGATGCTGCCGATGCAGCTCTACCTGTACGAGCAGTTCAGGGAGGGCACATGGTTCTATGATATGGACTTCGGTCTCGGCGGCGACTTCTATACGGATCTCGCATACTACTATTCGACGAACATCATCTACTATATCAATATCCTGTTCGTCAGGGCCGGGGAGCTTCTTGTAGGGCTGGACCCATCCACCATCGGGTTCTGGGCACAGAATGCATTCTTCATCTCGATCCTGAAATCCTTCCTCATCATCTACTTTACATACCGTTTCCTTTGCAGCATCGGAGTCAGGCCGATTCCGGCGATACTCGGCGGATTCATCTTCGCGGCTTCACCGACCTATTTCCGATTTACGGTGTTCTGGTCGTTCTTCAGCGATGTATTCATCTGGCTTCCGCTTACACTGTGGGCGATGGAACTGCTGATGCGGAAAGGGAAGCCCGGCCTCTTCATATTCGCCGTCGCGGCGACGCTGATCAACAACTTCTATTTCGCCTACTACCAGCTGATCATCGCACTCGTCTATCTCGGAATCCGCCTCCTTTTCAACCGCAGGGGCGATCTTCCCCGCGTGGAGACACTGAAACTCGCCATCCCTTCGGCGGTGCTCGGGGCCGGCATTTCAGCCGCCGCCTTCTTCCATGCTGTACGTGGATTCCTGAACAACGATGCCAGGGAATACGAAGTCGAGGTGCCGCTGTTTGAGGAGCTCGGCTGGCAGGACAACATATTCTATGAAAATTATCTCGTGATCATCCTGTTCCTCGCCATCCAGGCACTCTTTACTAGACAATTGTATGGGCGCTATTTCTACAGGCTGTTCGCGGGGCTCACCATCGTCTTCATGCTGTTCACATTATCGCCCTACATCGATACGTTCTTCAACGGCTTCCAGCAGCCGCAGAAGCGCTGGCACTATATGCTCGTCTTCTTCCATGCCGCACTCATCGCCCAGTACCTGTCGCACTTCCGTGAAATCGGCATCAGGCAGTACCTGTTGAGTCTGATACCGGTGTATGCGATTATGGTCGCCTCTATTCATCTCAAGGAAGAAATGGTCGTCTGGGTGCCACTGATACCTGTCATTCACGTGGCGGGACTCGTGCTGCTGCTCGCAAAATCGAAACGTCGGCAGGCCGCTTTCATATATGCGGCACTGATCGTCATATTCACGATGATGGTCAGCGCCTCCCATACGAACACGCAGATCTATCATGACGGCATCACCGACCGCAACCACCTGTTCTACATCAGCAGCAACCACTACGAGAGCGACCGTCAGGCATACAACATCAATGAGATCCAGTCGCTCAAGGCACCTGAACAGAAGATCGACTATAAAGTCAGGGAGCAGGACAATACACCCATGTACATGGGCTTCAGCGGGACGAGCATCTATTCGAGCATCATCGACGGCAGTATCATAGACTTCTACTACAATCAGCTGAAGGTGAACATCCGGTACGAGTCGATCAGCAGGTATTCGACCTTCCAGTCGAGGAGCAACCTGTTCTCCCTCTTCAATGTCGACTATATGATGCGGCGGGACGAGACATACGGCATCCCTTCGAAATTCAGCCCGATACTGTCTGACGGCACCTATACGGTATATGAAAATGAAGCGCCGCTCCCCTTCATCAGGTATGCTTCCGAAATATACCATCCTGACGACCTCGTGCATCCCCTGCATCGTGAACGGGCGATGCTCCAGGGGGTAGTGACCGGGTCGGCAGCTCCGACTGCATCCCTTGACCCGCCCAAAAACCGGCTGGACGAAGTGGATATTGAAACCGAAGGCGCAGTCTTCTCCGACGGCATCCTCGAAGTCGGGGAGGACGGCGGCGGATTGAACTTCAATTTTGATGCCATCACCGGCATGACTGAAGATGCTGATGCATACATCGAAATGCACGTCGAGCTGATTGAACCCGAAAAGCGCTTCACCATCAATGTGGACGGCTATCCGAATGAACGGCTGTTCGCTTCGAGCAAATACCGGACATATGCAGATGACCTGCTGTACCGCGTCGAGCTGCAGGATGATGTACCCGTCACCCTGCCCGAAGGCCGCTATGCAGTCGATGTACAGGGCGTCTACATCGAGGATTACAGCGTATTGGAGCAGGAAAGCATGCGTCAGGGCCCGGAATATACTTTTGAAGAACATGCGAATTCATATGTGGTGGAACTTGCTGAACCGAGGGACGGCATCGCCTCTGTGCCGTTCTTATATCGTGACGGCATGAATGTCTCGGGGGACGCATCAGGCGAACTCGAGTCCTTCCGCGCGAACTATCTGATGACCGGCTTCGAGACCGGGGAAGAGGACCGCATCTTCACCTTCACCTACACCCCGCCATACTACTGGCTGACTCTCGCCATCAGCCTGCTTTCTATCCTGGCAAGCCTATTCTATCTGTATTTCTTTGGCGCAGGAAGCCGCCTCATCCAAAAGGGAAATGGACAAAAAAACGCCTGACAGTCAGACTGTCAGGCGTTCTTGTGGTTCTATCGGATTTCTCTGATACGTGCAGCTTTACCGCGCAGATTACGCAGGTAGTAGAGTTTCGCACGACGTACACGACCACGGCGTGTCACTTCGATCTTCTCGATTTTCGGGGAGTGTACAGGGAATGTACGCTCAACACCTACACCGTAAGAGATCTTACGTACTGTAAACGTTTCGGAAATGCCGCCTCCGCGACGCTTGATTACTACACCTTCGAAGACCTGGATACGCTCGCGTGAGCCTTCGACGATACGTACGTGTACACGTACTGTATCCCCGGCCTTGAATTCCGGCAGATCAGTTTTAAGCTGTTCTTTTGTCAGCTCGTTGATTAGTTGTTGTGACATATTATCTTCTCCTTCTTCCAATTATCTTGCCCATCATAGCAGCGGATGATTGTGTATATGTGTCCTTGACACTCGTATAATATTACCATAATACTACCATGCTTTCAACGGTAAAATGAAAGCTTATGCATCGTCTTCCAAAAGGTCGGGCCGCCTTTCGCGGGTCCGCTTCAGGCTTTCCTCCCGGCGCCACTCCTCAATCAGCTTATGATTGCCATTGAGCAGCACTTCAGGCACTTCCATGCCCCGGTACTCGCGGGGTCTTGTATAATGCGGGTGTTCCAGCAGCCCCGTGCTGAAGGAGTCCTCCTGGTGGCTTTCCTCCCGGCTGAGCACACCAGGGATCAGCCTCACGATCGCATCGGTCATCGTCATGCTTGCCAGCTCGCCGCCGGTAAGCACATAGTCCCCGATCGAAACTTCATCCGTCACAAGCGTCCGGATGCGTTCATCATAACCCTCATAGTGGCCGCAGATGAATACGATGTCATCCTCCCGGCTCAGCTCCTCGGCCATCTTCTGGTCGAACCGGCGGCCCTGAGGGCACATCAGGATGACACGGGGCTTTTCGAGATCCATCGCCTCCATGGCATTGAAGACCGGCTCCGGTTTAAGCACCATTCCGGCCCCCCCACCATAAGGGTAGTCATCCACCTTATTATGCTTGTTTCCGGAATAGTCCCGGAAATTCACGGTATGGTAGTCGACGATGCCCTTCTCCTTCGCACGGCCGAGGATGGAGGTCGCAAGTACACCTTCATACATCTCTGGGAACAGTGTCAAATAATGGATGTTCATTCAAGCAGCCCCTCCATCGGATGGATGATGATATGCCCCTGCTCAAGATCGACATCCTTCACGACATCCTCTATATAGGGAATCATGTACTGCTTTTCACCTTTGACCACCCAGACGTCATTGGCACCCGTCTCGAATATATCTTCGACTGTGCCGATCACCTCAAGGCTGTCCTCAAGCTTCACCTCAAGACCGATGATCTCCCGGTAATGGTACTCCCCTTCTTCCAGGGGAATCTCCACTGCGTCCACTTCCTGGATGACTTCAGCACCTTTCAGATGCTCCACTTCATTGATGCTGCCGATCCCCTTGAACTTCAGCATGTGGAAGTTCTTATGGGTGCGGTAGCCTTCTATCGTATATTCAGTCCCGTCCACCTCCACAGTGCTTCCGGGTGAAAACCTTGATTCTGCGAAATCGGAATCGCTCAAAACTTTGACTTCCCCGCGGACACCGTGGAAATTGACGAGACGGCCGATACTGATCTTCATTATATGCCTCCTTACGATAATGGAATGATACAAAAAAAGGCACACCGCCCGGTGTGCCTAATCGATATCAACAAACACTTTCTTTGAACTGCCGTGGTTCGCATTCGACATGATTGTGCGCACCGCCTTGATCATGCGGCCACGCTTGCCGATTACACGGCCGACATCGTCCTCATGGACCCTGATCTTGTAGGAGACGTTGTACTTTGTCTCCTCCACTTCGATCTCAAGCGCCTCGGGATGTTCAAGCATCGGTTCAAGAATTGTTTGAAGCAGTTGTTTCATCGGGGATTATTTCCCGTGCTTTGCATTATGATAACGTTCCATAACACCTTTTTGGCTGAGGATGTTGCGTACTGTGTCACTTGGTTTTGCACCATTCTGCAACCACTCAAGCGCTTTGTCCTCATCCAGTGTCACGTTGTCATCAGTTTTGGATATCGGGTTGTATGAACCGATCTGTTCGATGATGCGGCCGTCCCTTGGGCTGCGGGAATCCGCAACGACGATACGGTAGTAAGGTTTCTTATTTGAACCCATGCGTGTCAATCTGAGTTTAACTGCCATGTTATATTTGCTCCTTCCAATTTCTCAATTTCACTTTTACTACTATAACAGAAAGGAAAAACCCTGTAAAGACCTTTTCCTTTACAGAGTTTCGATTCTAGAAAGGCAGACCCATATTTCCGAATGGATGCTTCTTCTTGCCCTTCTGGCTGGTCATCTGTTTCATCATCTTCTTCATCTCGTTGAACTGCTTGAGCAGACGGTTGACTTCCTGCAGACTCCGTCCTGACCCTCTCGCAATCCTCTTTTTGCGGCTTGCATTGATGACGGATGGATTTTCGCGTTCCTGCATCGTCATGGAGCGGATGATCGCCTGGACGTGGTCGATTTCCTTCCCGCTCATCTGCATCTTGTCGAGCCCCTTGATCTTGTTGGCGCCCGGCATCATCTTCAGCAGCTCATCGAGCGGGCCAAGATCCTTGACCTGGTCCATCTGGGCCAGGAAGTCATCTAATGTGAAGCTCTGGTCCTTGATCTTCTTCTCAAGTTCCTTCTGGTCGGTCTCGTCCACATTCGCCTGGGCCTTCTCTATGATGGAGAGGACATCGCCCATACCGAGTATGCGCTGCGCCATGCGGTCCGGGTGGAAGGCCTCAAGACCATCCATCTTCTCCGACATGCCGACGAATTTGATCGGCTTCTCGGTGACGGAGCGGATGGACAGTGCGGCACCACCGCGCGTGTCGCCATCGAGCTTCGTCAGTGTGACCCCTGTAATGTCGAGCAGGTCATTGAATGATTCTGCAACATTGACGGCGTCCTGCCCGGTCATCGCATCGACGACGAGCATGATTTCATCCGGATCCGCTATCCCCTTGATATCCTTCAGTTCATTCATGAGGTTCTCATCGATGTGCAGGCGGCCCGCCGTATCGATGATGACCGTATCCAGGTGCTCCGCCTTGGCATGTTCCATCGCCTCGGTGACGATCTGCTGCGGCTTGACCTGATCCCCAAGTGAGAACACCGGTACATCGATCTGTTTACCGACTGTCTCCAGCTGGTCGATTGCTGCCGGACGATATATATCGCCTGCAACCAGCATCGGCTTCTTGTTGAAATTCTTGCGCAGATGCAGGGCGAGTTTCCCTGCTGTCGTCGTTTTACCTGCACCCTGCAGACCGACCATCATGATGACGGTCGGCGGCTTGTTCGCCAGGTTGATCTTCTGGTTCTCGCCGCCCATCAGTTCGGTCAGCTCTTCCTTGACGATCTTGATGACCTGCTGGCCCGGCGTGAGCGACTGCATGACGTCCGACCCCAATGCCTGATCCTTCACCTGGTTGACGAACTGCTTGACGACCTTGAAGTTGACGTCTGCTTCGAGCAGTGCGAGACGGACTTCGCGCATCATCACCTTCACATCGGATTCTGTGACCTTACCCTTGCTCTTTATGCGGTCCATTGTCGCTTGGAGGCGTTCTCCCAAACCTTCAAAAGCCATAATCTTCTCCTCCTAATCGAGCGCTTCAAGCTCATCTAAAATTATTGTGATTTCTTCATCTTCATAATGGCCGAGCTTCTCCCTCAGACGTTTCATCAGGGATTGCCGCGACACGAAATTCCTGTACATTCCGAGATTCTCCTCATAATGCTCGAGGAGATCCTTCGACCGCTTTAAATTATCATAAACCGCCTGCCTTGTCACTTCAAGTTCTTCGGCGATCTCACTGAAGGCGAAATCCTCCAGATAGTAGAGTTCTATATACTTGCGCTGCTTGTCTGTCAGGAGCGTATGATAGAAGTCATAGAGATAGTTCATGCGCATCGTGCGCTCAAGACCCTCAATCACTCCTGTCACCCTCCCCATTCGTGTCCGCTTCCTCCTCGGCTTCGGAGACCATGTCGGCAAAGAGTCCGTAGACATAGTTCTCGGCACTGAATTCCTGCAGGTCATCGAGCTGCTCGCCCAGTCCGACGAACTTCACCGGGATGCCCAGTTCATTCTTTATCGCAAGGACGATCCCGCCCTTGGCCGTACCGTCGAGCTTGGTCAGGATGATGCCTGAAACATCCGTGACCTCCTTGAATGCCTTTGCTTGGCTCAGTGCGTTCTGTCCGGTCGTCGCATCGAGTACGAGCAGGGATTCATGCGGCGCACTTGGAACGACTTTCTGGATGACCTTCTTGATCTTCGACAGTTCATTCATCAGGTTGCCCTTGTTCTGGAGACGTCCGGCAGTGTCGCAGATCAGTACATCTGCGTTGCGCTTCTTCGCTGCATTGACGGCATCGAACATCACTGCAGCAGGGTCGCTTCCCTCAGCCTGGCGTATGACGTCGACACCGACGCGGTCGCCCCATATCTGCAGCTGGTTGATCGCCCCTGCACGGAATGTATCTCCGGCGGCCAGCATGACACTTTTGCCTTCCTGCCTGTACTTGTGGGCAAGCTTGCCGATGCTCGTCGTCTTACCGACTCCGTTGACACCGACGACAAGGATGACGGTGAGCTCATCTTCCTGCATGTTCACCGTTTCAGGCAGGTCGTCGTTGCGCTCATAGATTTCGACCATCTTTTCGACGATCGTCTCCCTGAGGTCGGCCGTTTCCGTAATGTTCTTGACACGGGCCTCGTGGCGGAGCTCATCAGTGAGCTCCATGACCGTATTGAAGCCGACGTCCGCCGAAATCAGCACTTCCTCCAAGGCTTCGAAGAAATCTTCATCGACTGTACGGTAGCGCGCCATCAGTTCATTGATTTCGTTCTGGAACTTCTCCCGGCTCTTTTCGAGTCCGGCCTTGAATTTATAGCCGATCTGCTCCTGTTCCCACTCCTCGAACTCCTCTATACTGATCAGGCCGTCATCGAGGGCCTCACTCTGGGACTCGAGGGATTCCTGTTCTTCAGTCTGCGGCTGGTCGGTTTTCGGCTGGAATTTATCTTTCAGTCGTTTTAAAAAGCTCACACTGTCTCTTCCTCTCTGATATTATCTTCATATTCCTTGAGATCCACGCTGATCAGCTGGCTTACGCCGCGTTCCTGCATCGTCACGCCAAACAGCCGGTCGCTCTCCTCCATCGTACCCTTGCGGTGGGTGATGACGATGAATTGTGTGTCCGTCGCCAGCTGCTTCAGGTACCGGGCATAGCGGATGACATTCGCTTCATCAAGTGCCGCCTCCACTTCATCCAGTATGATGAATGGACTCGCACGTACCTTGAGCAGGCTGAAGAGCAGGCTGATCGCTGTCAGGGCCCGCTCCCCCCCAGACAGGAGGGAGAGGGTGGACAGCTTCTTGCCGGGCGGCTGTGCATAGATTTCGACGCCTGCCCCAAGATGGTCGCCGGGTTCGGTCAGCCTGAGTTCCGCCTGCCCGCCGCCGAACATCGTCTTGAACACTTCACCGAATTGCGCATTGATCTGTTCGAATGATGACTGGAAACGGATGGCCACCGCTTCGTCCATCTCCTCGATGACTTCGAGGAGCGTGCCCCTGGCCTCGAGCAGGTCGCTCTCCTGGGACTTCAGGAACTGGTAGCGTTCATTGACACGGTCGAATTCCTCTATGGCCCCGAGGTTTACCGGGCCGAGCTCTTCGATGCTCTTCCGGTTCAGGGATATCTTCATCCGCTTCTGGTCGATGTTTGAAAAGTCCTGATATTCCTCTTTGGCCCTGTCATACGTCGTTTTATACGTTTCCGACAGATAGCCGATCTTCTGCTCGATCTGTACATCCAGCTTTTCCTTCCTGCCGGTATGCTGGCGCAGTCCTTCCTGCAGTGCATCCAGCTGCTCGAGTTGGTCAGCCTTCGTCTCCTGCAGCATATTATACTCCTTTTTCATCTCATGCTGAAGTGTCGCCGCCTCCTCAGTTGCTTCATGGAGCTGCGTGACGCGGGCTGAAAGTGCATCCTTTTCCATTTCCAGTGCATCCACATCGATGCTGCCGAGATCCTGCACAATCAGCTGCTGCTGGTTTGTGATGTCCGCCACCACATCCTCGGCCTCCTGAAGTTCCGCCGACAGGCGTTCCATCTCGTCTTCAGCATGGGAAAGGCGCTCCTTGACCGTCGCATATTCCCTTTCCATGGCGCGGCTTTCATCCGTCAGCTGGTTGAGGGTCTCCTTCTTGTCCTTTTCGGATGCGCTCATTCTGCGTATGCGTGCATCGAGGGATTCGAGAGTCTCCTCCGCCTTTCTGATGCGTGCCGCATAATCCGCTTCGCCTGTAGAAACATCCTGGCTCTCGAGCTCCGTCTCCAGCAGTGAGATGTTCTCCTGCCTCGCCTCAAGCTGATAGTCGAGGCGTCTCCGTTCATCCTCCGCCGCGTCAAGCTGCTGTGACAATTCCCTGCCGGCGGATTCGAGCTTTTCGGATTCCGCCATCTGGTCTGAGAGCTGTTCGCCGAGCACCTTGACGGAGTTTTCAATTTCAGCCGTCCGTTTGCGGTAGCTTTCAAGCTTCTGCTTCGTTTCAGCGTGTTCGCGCTGGCTTTCGATGATGGAGCTTTTGGCATTCTTGGAGCCACCGGACATGGCGCCACCGGGCATGATCGTCTCACCATCCAGTGTGACAATGCGCAGCTTATGGCGGATTTCCCTGGCCAGCACCGCCGCTTCATCGATCGTCGCCGTGACAAGCGTGGTGCCGAGCAGATGGGAGACGATGTTGTCTATATCCGCTTCATATCCGACGACTTCCGACATCACTTCCGCCTCGATCGTTGAACGGCTGATGATTTCCCGGATATCGGAATGGATGTGCCGCGGCCGGATGACATCAGCAGGCAGGAAGGTCGCGAACCCTGCCTTGGCCTCCTTCAGGCGTCCTATGGCGCGCTTGGCGCTGTCTTCATCCTGCATGACGATGTTCTGCGACTGTGCGCCGAGCGCCGTATCCAGCGCCTTGACATACCGGTTTTCTGCAGACAGCAGTTCACCGACGGCGCCGATGATGCCATCCGCCTCCCTGCGGTTCTTCAGGATGAAGCGGGCGCCCGGGTAGTAGCCGCGGTATTCATTCTGCATCGCAGTCAGCATCTCGAGCTTCGAGGACTGCTGTTCTATATACCGCCTCGCAGTATCGAGGTTCTCCTTCTCCTTATCGTACTGCGCTTCAAGCGCTTCCAGGCGTGCCCTGGCTTCCTTGTAGGCTGCCCGTGCCGAAGAGAGCTCCCCTTCAATCTTGGCGTGCTTCTCCTGGAGCTGCTTCGAGGCTTCCGCTTCCTCTGCCTGGACCTTCTTCAGGGATTGGAGGCGGTCCGATTTCTGACGGACACTCTCATCGAGCCGTTCCTTCTCGCTCTCGGCACGGCGATGTTCGTTCTCGAGCGTCGTCTTCTCGACCATCAGGTCATAATAGTGGTCCTTCAGCTGCTCTATCTCTTCACTCTGGTCCTCGACCAGTTCACTGCGTTCCTTCTCGGCCTCCTTCAGAGCCTGTCCAAGGCGTTCTGCCGTGCGTTTCAGCTCGGAGCGGTGCGTTTCCGCTTCCGCCTGTCTGGTGCGTACGCCATCGCGGCGCTGCTCTGCAGACGCCAGGCGCTGTGTGAGGTCCGCGTTCGCCTGGCCCCTGTTATTCTTGCGTTCATTATACAGGGCGATGCGACCGTTGGTCTGTTCCAGTTTTTTGGATACTTCCACAAGTTCCCGGTTCAATTCCCGGTTCCTGCGGTCGTGGGCATCCCTCTTTTCCGCCACATCGTTCATGCGGGATTCCGTCTCTGATAACTTACGGCGATCATTTTCAATATGCGCCTCCGTTTCCAACAGCGCCTTCTCCTCGGCTGCAAGCAGACGCATCAATGCATTCAGGTCGTAGACCGTCACTTCGATGTCGCTCTGGCGCATCTCCTCTTTCAGTGCAAGGTATTCCTTGGCGTTGGCACTTTCCCTCTCGAGTCTGCCGACCCTGGATTCGAGTTCATGGATGATGTCGTGGACGCGGCTGAGGTTTGCCGCCGTGTCTTCGAGACGCTTCTCCGATTCCTTCTTGCGCAGCTTGTACTTCATCACCCCTGCTGCCTCTTCGATGAGCCCGCGCCGCTGTTCGG from Salinicoccus sp. RF5 includes these protein-coding regions:
- a CDS encoding GtrA family protein; the encoded protein is MRQSSTTSEFMRFVAVGLLNTANYYAAYTLLFLLGFPYIAAHVSGFIIAFVISYFLNCYVVYRVRPTLSKFLKFPLTQVINMGMQTLLLYILVDRLDWNELTAPLPVLVITVPITYGITRWVLKDKEG
- a CDS encoding YfhO family protein, with amino-acid sequence MIDKLKSKIYAARYLMLIIFLSVLSHFYVLWRFIMPDERREKVFMTGANDGLEQMLPMQLYLYEQFREGTWFYDMDFGLGGDFYTDLAYYYSTNIIYYINILFVRAGELLVGLDPSTIGFWAQNAFFISILKSFLIIYFTYRFLCSIGVRPIPAILGGFIFAASPTYFRFTVFWSFFSDVFIWLPLTLWAMELLMRKGKPGLFIFAVAATLINNFYFAYYQLIIALVYLGIRLLFNRRGDLPRVETLKLAIPSAVLGAGISAAAFFHAVRGFLNNDAREYEVEVPLFEELGWQDNIFYENYLVIILFLAIQALFTRQLYGRYFYRLFAGLTIVFMLFTLSPYIDTFFNGFQQPQKRWHYMLVFFHAALIAQYLSHFREIGIRQYLLSLIPVYAIMVASIHLKEEMVVWVPLIPVIHVAGLVLLLAKSKRRQAAFIYAALIVIFTMMVSASHTNTQIYHDGITDRNHLFYISSNHYESDRQAYNINEIQSLKAPEQKIDYKVREQDNTPMYMGFSGTSIYSSIIDGSIIDFYYNQLKVNIRYESISRYSTFQSRSNLFSLFNVDYMMRRDETYGIPSKFSPILSDGTYTVYENEAPLPFIRYASEIYHPDDLVHPLHRERAMLQGVVTGSAAPTASLDPPKNRLDEVDIETEGAVFSDGILEVGEDGGGLNFNFDAITGMTEDADAYIEMHVELIEPEKRFTINVDGYPNERLFASSKYRTYADDLLYRVELQDDVPVTLPEGRYAVDVQGVYIEDYSVLEQESMRQGPEYTFEEHANSYVVELAEPRDGIASVPFLYRDGMNVSGDASGELESFRANYLMTGFETGEEDRIFTFTYTPPYYWLTLAISLLSILASLFYLYFFGAGSRLIQKGNGQKNA
- the rplS gene encoding 50S ribosomal protein L19, translating into MSQQLINELTKEQLKTDLPEFKAGDTVRVHVRIVEGSRERIQVFEGVVIKRRGGGISETFTVRKISYGVGVERTFPVHSPKIEKIEVTRRGRVRRAKLYYLRNLRGKAARIREIR
- the trmD gene encoding tRNA (guanosine(37)-N1)-methyltransferase TrmD, with protein sequence MNIHYLTLFPEMYEGVLATSILGRAKEKGIVDYHTVNFRDYSGNKHNKVDDYPYGGGAGMVLKPEPVFNAMEAMDLEKPRVILMCPQGRRFDQKMAEELSREDDIVFICGHYEGYDERIRTLVTDEVSIGDYVLTGGELASMTMTDAIVRLIPGVLSREESHQEDSFSTGLLEHPHYTRPREYRGMEVPEVLLNGNHKLIEEWRREESLKRTRERRPDLLEDDA
- the rimM gene encoding ribosome maturation factor RimM (Essential for efficient processing of 16S rRNA) yields the protein MKISIGRLVNFHGVRGEVKVLSDSDFAESRFSPGSTVEVDGTEYTIEGYRTHKNFHMLKFKGIGSINEVEHLKGAEVIQEVDAVEIPLEEGEYHYREIIGLEVKLEDSLEVIGTVEDIFETGANDVWVVKGEKQYMIPYIEDVVKDVDLEQGHIIIHPMEGLLE
- a CDS encoding KH domain-containing protein; protein product: MKQLLQTILEPMLEHPEALEIEVEETKYNVSYKIRVHEDDVGRVIGKRGRMIKAVRTIMSNANHGSSKKVFVDID
- the rpsP gene encoding 30S ribosomal protein S16: MAVKLRLTRMGSNKKPYYRIVVADSRSPRDGRIIEQIGSYNPISKTDDNVTLDEDKALEWLQNGAKPSDTVRNILSQKGVMERYHNAKHGK
- the ffh gene encoding signal recognition particle protein; amino-acid sequence: MAFEGLGERLQATMDRIKSKGKVTESDVKVMMREVRLALLEADVNFKVVKQFVNQVKDQALGSDVMQSLTPGQQVIKIVKEELTELMGGENQKINLANKPPTVIMMVGLQGAGKTTTAGKLALHLRKNFNKKPMLVAGDIYRPAAIDQLETVGKQIDVPVFSLGDQVKPQQIVTEAMEHAKAEHLDTVIIDTAGRLHIDENLMNELKDIKGIADPDEIMLVVDAMTGQDAVNVAESFNDLLDITGVTLTKLDGDTRGGAALSIRSVTEKPIKFVGMSEKMDGLEAFHPDRMAQRILGMGDVLSIIEKAQANVDETDQKELEKKIKDQSFTLDDFLAQMDQVKDLGPLDELLKMMPGANKIKGLDKMQMSGKEIDHVQAIIRSMTMQERENPSVINASRKKRIARGSGRSLQEVNRLLKQFNEMKKMMKQMTSQKGKKKHPFGNMGLPF
- a CDS encoding putative DNA-binding protein; the protein is MRMNYLYDFYHTLLTDKQRKYIELYYLEDFAFSEIAEELEVTRQAVYDNLKRSKDLLEHYEENLGMYRNFVSRQSLMKRLREKLGHYEDEEITIILDELEALD
- the ftsY gene encoding signal recognition particle-docking protein FtsY; the protein is MSFLKRLKDKFQPKTDQPQTEEQESLESQSEALDDGLISIEEFEEWEQEQIGYKFKAGLEKSREKFQNEINELMARYRTVDEDFFEALEEVLISADVGFNTVMELTDELRHEARVKNITETADLRETIVEKMVEIYERNDDLPETVNMQEDELTVILVVGVNGVGKTTSIGKLAHKYRQEGKSVMLAAGDTFRAGAINQLQIWGDRVGVDVIRQAEGSDPAAVMFDAVNAAKKRNADVLICDTAGRLQNKGNLMNELSKIKKVIQKVVPSAPHESLLVLDATTGQNALSQAKAFKEVTDVSGIILTKLDGTAKGGIVLAIKNELGIPVKFVGLGEQLDDLQEFSAENYVYGLFADMVSEAEEEADTNGEGDRSD
- the smc gene encoding chromosome segregation protein SMC, with amino-acid sequence MVYLKAIEAHGFKSFADKVNIKFDAGVTAVVGPNGSGKSNITDAIRWVLGEQSARSIRGVKMEDVIFNGTSGRKPMNFAFVKLVLDNRSKTLQIEADEVHITRKLYRNGDSEYYINDEKSRLKEINELFLDSGLGRNAYNIISQGEVDEVLKAKPEQRRGLIEEAAGVMKYKLRKKESEKRLEDTAANLSRVHDIIHELESRVGRLERESANAKEYLALKEEMRQSDIEVTVYDLNALMRLLAAEEKALLETEAHIENDRRKLSETESRMNDVAEKRDAHDRRNRELNRELVEVSKKLEQTNGRIALYNERKNNRGQANADLTQRLASAEQRRDGVRTRQAEAETHRSELKRTAERLGQALKEAEKERSELVEDQSEEIEQLKDHYYDLMVEKTTLENEHRRAESEKERLDESVRQKSDRLQSLKKVQAEEAEASKQLQEKHAKIEGELSSARAAYKEARARLEALEAQYDKEKENLDTARRYIEQQSSKLEMLTAMQNEYRGYYPGARFILKNRREADGIIGAVGELLSAENRYVKALDTALGAQSQNIVMQDEDSAKRAIGRLKEAKAGFATFLPADVIRPRHIHSDIREIISRSTIEAEVMSEVVGYEADIDNIVSHLLGTTLVTATIDEAAVLAREIRHKLRIVTLDGETIMPGGAMSGGSKNAKSSIIESQREHAETKQKLESYRKRTAEIENSVKVLGEQLSDQMAESEKLESAGRELSQQLDAAEDERRRLDYQLEARQENISLLETELESQDVSTGEADYAARIRKAEETLESLDARIRRMSASEKDKKETLNQLTDESRAMEREYATVKERLSHAEDEMERLSAELQEAEDVVADITNQQQLIVQDLGSIDVDALEMEKDALSARVTQLHEATEEAATLQHEMKKEYNMLQETKADQLEQLDALQEGLRQHTGRKEKLDVQIEQKIGYLSETYKTTYDRAKEEYQDFSNIDQKRMKISLNRKSIEELGPVNLGAIEEFDRVNERYQFLKSQESDLLEARGTLLEVIEEMDEAVAIRFQSSFEQINAQFGEVFKTMFGGGQAELRLTEPGDHLGAGVEIYAQPPGKKLSTLSLLSGGERALTAISLLFSLLKVRASPFIILDEVEAALDEANVIRYARYLKQLATDTQFIVITHRKGTMEESDRLFGVTMQERGVSQLISVDLKEYEDNIREEETV